A genome region from Lytechinus pictus isolate F3 Inbred chromosome 14, Lp3.0, whole genome shotgun sequence includes the following:
- the LOC129276460 gene encoding chloride channel protein 2-like has product MAASRLARQSICAEMAKDQQDLLKFKMALQPDKRQMEYEQTLMHGQYSRDLGQFAKAKAAKLREEKERQRKVEDEFLRYTTESRCLRCKASLIQFRNWVFSKIGEDWIFLALLGVIMALLSFALDYTIQKFQTAQVHLFYMIEGNAFLQYLAWVGFPVILIVFSAGFVHLVSPHAIGSGIPEMKTILRGVVLEEYLSLRAFLSKVVGLATAVGSGMPLGKEGPFVHIASIVSTMLSKLIVSFKGIYENESRNCEMLAAACAVGVSCNFAAPIGGVLFSIEVTSVYFAVRNYWRGFFGAVCGAFVFRLLAVWNKDEETITALFKTNFRLDFPFDVQELVAFAFIGVVSGFGGALFVYLHRKIVDFVRSQKTVNHFLQKNRLIYPTLVAFVISSITFPLGLGQFMAGELTQKQQINELFSNTTLGNDPEDIEEENIYKPWHRPNVFVTLVVFIIMEFWMSAIAVTLPVPSGVFIPVFTIGAAFGRLVGEAMAVWFPEGIPNGDALNKVVPGGYAVVGAAALSGSVTHTISTSVIVFELTGQITHILPVMIAVLIANAIAQLLQPSIYDSIIRIKKLPYLPDISHAGSKTYNIFVEDIMVRNLKFISWLSTYKELQDLLNNSSLTSFPLVDAPESMVLIGSVQRTELAFMLEKKIGRARRILVATSRRRREQGLDGNAEASGEENAPVVEFHKKPSSNERAVSINLSPVTEDKPETSKGFEGASSNSSPSATLDFKRASVFGKQIRLNSRKVSSSVTLLSITKYIQAALLYYPWLWLTSGACK; this is encoded by the exons ATGGCAGCTAGTCGTCTTGCACGTCAATCTATTTGCGCCGAGATGGCAAAAGATCAACAAGACCTTttaaaattcaagatggcgctCCAACCGGATAAACGACAGATGGAATATGAGCAAACTTTG ATGCATGGCCAATATTCGCGTGACTTGGGTCAGTTTGCGAAGGCCAAAGCAGCAAAGTTACgagaggagaaagagagacagaggaAGGTTGAAGATGAATTCCTTCGCTATACCACCGAGAGTCGATGCCTCAGATGTAAAG CATCTTTGATACAGTTCAGGAACtgggtattctcaaagatagGAGAGGATTGGATATTTCTGGCATTGCTTGGAGTCATAATGGCATTGCTCTCATTCGCACTGGACTACACCATTCAGAAGTTTCAAACAG CTCAAGTTCATCTCTTCTACATGATTGAGGGGAATGCATTTCTTCAGTACCTGGCTTGGGTTGGTTTCCCTGTCATCCTCATCGTTTTCTCTGCTGGATTCGTCCATCTGGTGTCACCTCATGCTATAG GTTCTGGTATTCCTGAAATGAAGACCATTTTAAGGGGTGTTGTCCTGGAAGAATATCTCTCGCTCCGTGCATTCCTATCTAAAGTGGTTGGTCTTGCCACGGCAGTGGGTAGTGGTATGCCCCTGGGAAAAGAG GGTCCGTTTGTTCACATTGCTAGTATTGTGTCTACCATGCTCAGTAAACTGATCGTCTCATTCAAGGGAATCTATGAG AATGAATCCAGAAATTGCGAGATGCTTGCTGCGGCCTGTGCTGTGGGCGTTTCGTGCAACTTTGCGGCACCTATAGGGGGCGTCCTCTTCAGTATAGAGGTAACATCCGTCTATTTCGCCGTGCGGAACTACTGGCGAGGGTTCTTTGGGGCTGTGTGCGGAGCGTTTGTTTTCAGGCTGCTGGCAGTGTGGAATAAAGACGAAG AAACCATCACCGCGTTGTTCAAAACCAACTTCCGATTGGATTTCCCCTTCGATGTCCAAGAACTTGTGGCATTTGCATTCATTGG AGTCGTAAGTGGATTTGGAGGAGCTCTCTTTGTTTATCTACACCGAAAGATAGTCGACTTTGTGAGAAGTCAAAAGACCGTCAATCACTTCCTACAGAAAAA cCGTTTGATCTATCCCACCTTGGTAGCGTTTGTAATCTCATCCATCACGTTTCCTCTTGGTCTTGGGCAATTCATGGCAGGCGAG CTGACCCAGAAACAACAGATCAATGAGCTCTTTAGCAATACAACCCTTGGCAACGACCCTGAAGACATCGAAGAGGAAAACATCTACAAACCCTGGCATCGGCCAAACGTCTTTGTCACCTTAGTAGTTTTTATTATAATGGAG TTCTGGATGTCGGCTATAGCCGTGACCCTGCCTGTGCCCAGCGGAGTATTCATCCCGGTGTTCACCATCGGTGCGGCGTTTGGCCGTCTTGTTGGTGAGGCCATGGCAGTCTGGTTCCCAGAAGGTATCCCCAACGGTGATGCCCTCAACAAGGTGGTCCCTGGTGGCTATGCTGTCGTAG GTGCTGCAGCGTTATCAGGCAGTGTAACCCACACCATCTCAACATCTGTTATAGTGTTTGAACTCACTGGACAAATAACACATATCTTACCTGTCATG ATTGCTGTGTTGATAGCTAATGCCATAGCTCAGTTACTTCAACCGTCAATCTATGATAGCATCATACGCATTAAAAAACTGCCATACTTGCCAGATATCAGCCATGCTGGATCTAA gacttataatatttttgtagaaGACATCATGGTACGCAATCTGAAATTCATCTCCTGGCTGTCGACCTATAAAGAGCTTCAGGATCTTCTGAACAACTCATCGTTAACATCATTCCCTTTAGTAGAtgcaccag AATCTATGGTCCTCATCGGCTCCGTTCAAAGAACAGAACTAGCATTCATGCTGGAGAAGAAGATTGGCCGAGCCCGGCGGATCCTGGTCGCTACCAGCCGGAGACGGAGGGAACAAGGGCTTGACGGGAATGCGGAGGCTTCGGGAGAAGAAAACGCTCCTGTGGTGGAGTTTCATAAAAAG CCTTCATCAAATGAGAGAGCTGTTAGCATAAACCTTTCGCCTGTTACTGAAg